One segment of Variovorax sp. PAMC28562 DNA contains the following:
- a CDS encoding NADP-dependent malic enzyme: protein MFESTPATPSAPSAEDKRAELRRAALEYHEFPVPGKIAIAATKQMVNQRDLSLAYSPGVAAPCEEIVKDPLNAFKYTSRGNLVGVITNGTAVLGLGDIGALASKPVMEGKGVLFKKFAGVDVFDIEIDEKDPAKLVEIIASLEPTFGAINLEDIKAPDCFYVERELRKRMKIPVFHDDQHGTAITVAAAMLNGLKVAGKDIGQVKLVTSGAGAAALACLNLLLKVGLKRENVYVTDLAGVVYEGRTELMDDDKRQYMQNTEARSLSDVIEGADVFLGLSAGGVLKPAMVAKMAPRPVIFALANPNPEIAPEDAHAVRDDLIMATGRTDYPNQVNNVLCFPYIFRGALDCGATTITDEMEIAAVRAIAELAQAEQSERVAAAYVGEKLSFGPEYLIPKPFDPRLMMKIAPAVAQAAADSGVASRPIKDMDAYRDKLQSFVYASGTTMKPIFDAAKRASKKRVAFSEGEEERVLRAVQIVVDEGLARPTLIGRPSIIAQRIEKFGLRLKEELDYDIVNVEQDHRYRDFWQTYHRMTEREGTTVQTAKIEMRRRLTLIGAMLLHKGEVDGLICGTWGTTHTHLHYIDQVIGKRPGGCESTPQDVPVYACMNGLLLPDRQVFLVDTHVNYDPSPEELAEITTMAAEEMLRFGLKPKAALLSHSNFGTSNEPSALKMRKTLALLRVQAPWLEVDGEMHGDVALDGKQRDAVMPHSALAGNANLLVFPNIDAANISYNLLKTAAGGNIAIGPVLLGAAKPVHILTASATVRRIVNMTALTVADANVER, encoded by the coding sequence ATGTTCGAATCGACCCCCGCCACCCCGTCCGCGCCTTCTGCCGAGGACAAACGCGCCGAGCTGCGGCGCGCCGCGTTGGAGTATCACGAGTTCCCGGTGCCCGGCAAGATCGCCATCGCGGCGACCAAGCAAATGGTCAACCAGCGCGACCTGTCACTGGCTTATTCGCCAGGCGTCGCCGCCCCTTGCGAAGAGATCGTCAAAGACCCGCTCAACGCCTTCAAATACACCTCGCGCGGCAACCTGGTCGGCGTGATCACCAACGGCACCGCTGTGCTCGGGCTCGGCGACATCGGCGCTCTGGCTTCCAAGCCGGTGATGGAGGGCAAGGGCGTACTCTTCAAGAAGTTCGCAGGCGTCGACGTGTTCGACATCGAGATCGACGAGAAAGACCCTGCCAAGCTGGTCGAGATCATCGCGTCGCTGGAGCCGACCTTTGGCGCCATCAACCTCGAAGACATCAAGGCACCCGACTGCTTCTACGTCGAGCGCGAGCTGCGCAAACGGATGAAGATCCCGGTGTTCCACGACGACCAGCATGGCACCGCGATCACGGTTGCCGCCGCAATGCTCAACGGCCTCAAGGTCGCGGGCAAAGACATCGGGCAGGTCAAGCTCGTCACGTCAGGCGCCGGTGCCGCCGCGCTCGCCTGCTTGAACCTGCTGCTCAAGGTCGGCCTGAAGCGCGAGAACGTCTACGTGACCGACCTTGCGGGCGTCGTCTACGAAGGCCGCACCGAGCTGATGGACGACGACAAGCGCCAGTACATGCAGAACACCGAAGCGCGCTCGCTGTCGGACGTGATCGAAGGCGCGGACGTGTTTCTGGGCCTTTCTGCAGGCGGCGTGCTGAAGCCGGCGATGGTCGCCAAGATGGCGCCCCGCCCGGTGATCTTCGCGCTGGCCAATCCCAACCCCGAGATCGCACCGGAAGACGCGCATGCGGTGCGCGACGACCTGATCATGGCGACCGGCCGCACCGACTACCCGAACCAGGTCAACAACGTACTGTGCTTCCCGTACATCTTTCGCGGCGCGCTCGACTGCGGCGCGACGACGATCACCGACGAGATGGAAATTGCCGCAGTGCGCGCGATCGCTGAGCTGGCGCAAGCCGAGCAGAGCGAACGCGTGGCCGCAGCGTACGTCGGCGAGAAGCTCAGCTTCGGCCCCGAGTACCTGATCCCCAAGCCCTTCGATCCGCGGCTGATGATGAAGATCGCACCGGCCGTGGCGCAAGCTGCGGCCGACAGCGGCGTCGCGTCGCGCCCCATCAAGGACATGGACGCCTACCGCGACAAGCTGCAAAGCTTCGTCTACGCGTCGGGCACGACGATGAAGCCGATCTTCGACGCCGCCAAGCGCGCGTCGAAAAAGCGCGTGGCATTTTCGGAGGGTGAAGAGGAGCGCGTGTTGCGCGCCGTACAGATCGTGGTCGACGAAGGCTTGGCGCGGCCGACGCTCATCGGCCGGCCGTCGATCATTGCGCAACGGATCGAGAAGTTCGGGTTGCGACTGAAGGAAGAGCTCGACTACGACATCGTCAACGTCGAGCAAGACCACCGCTACCGCGACTTCTGGCAGACCTACCACCGCATGACCGAGCGCGAAGGCACGACCGTGCAAACCGCGAAGATCGAGATGCGCCGCCGCCTGACGTTGATCGGCGCGATGCTGCTGCACAAAGGCGAGGTCGATGGCCTGATCTGCGGCACTTGGGGCACGACGCACACGCATCTGCATTACATCGATCAGGTGATCGGCAAGCGACCTGGCGGATGCGAAAGTACACCGCAGGACGTGCCGGTCTATGCCTGCATGAACGGCCTGCTGCTGCCGGATCGCCAGGTGTTCCTCGTCGACACGCACGTCAACTACGACCCGAGCCCGGAAGAACTGGCCGAAATCACGACCATGGCGGCGGAGGAAATGCTGCGCTTCGGGCTCAAGCCCAAGGCCGCGCTGCTGTCGCATTCGAACTTCGGCACCAGCAACGAGCCCAGCGCCCTCAAGATGCGCAAAACACTCGCGCTGCTGCGCGTGCAGGCGCCCTGGCTTGAAGTCGACGGCGAAATGCATGGCGACGTGGCTCTGGACGGCAAGCAGCGCGACGCTGTCATGCCCCACAGCGCGTTGGCGGGAAATGCCAATCTGCTGGTGTTCCCCAACATCGACGCCGCCAACATTTCATACAACCTGCTTAAAACGGCAGCAGGCGGCAACATCGCCATCGGCCCGGTCCTGCTGGGTGCGGCCAAACCTGTGCATATTCTGACGGCGAGCGCGACTGTGCGTCGCATCGTCAACATGACGGCGCTGACAGTCGCCGACGCCAACGTCGAAAGATAA
- a CDS encoding ribonuclease domain-containing protein gives MASITFFASKFAFTGLLLAALATGTSSVEARDWFGRPAGQSTKESIALTELPTQGQRTYESILNGGPFAHDKDGMVFGNRERQLPTVRRGNYREYTVETPGSRDRGARRIVCAGERRTPDTCWYTADHYASFRRIVP, from the coding sequence ATGGCCTCGATCACGTTTTTTGCCTCGAAGTTTGCGTTTACCGGCTTGTTGCTGGCGGCGCTGGCGACGGGAACATCCAGTGTCGAAGCCCGCGACTGGTTCGGTCGCCCAGCCGGTCAATCCACGAAGGAATCGATTGCACTGACCGAACTGCCGACGCAGGGTCAGCGAACTTACGAATCAATTTTGAACGGTGGCCCGTTTGCTCACGACAAAGACGGCATGGTTTTCGGCAACCGAGAACGCCAGTTACCCACAGTCCGTCGCGGAAACTACCGCGAATACACGGTCGAAACCCCGGGGTCGCGTGATCGCGGCGCCAGACGAATCGTCTGCGCAGGCGAGCGCAGGACGCCCGACACCTGCTGGTACACGGCAGACCACTATGCAAGTTTCCGGCGCATCGTCCCTTGA
- a CDS encoding barstar family protein — MLTTTMERPTEMTLSLRSVRPNIVQSIRAFRVNDLQEAAHAAGQHFLYANLGNAQTKQDVLDLIAQQFTFPAHFGKNFDALYDCMTDPLHKSGPQPGFIIVLEQIPANAKFDKEAREQLLDIFRDASDYWGDRKIPFRCFYSFL; from the coding sequence ATGTTGACGACAACTATGGAAAGACCAACGGAGATGACCTTATCCCTTCGTTCCGTGCGACCGAACATCGTGCAGTCGATTCGCGCATTCCGCGTCAACGATCTGCAGGAAGCAGCGCACGCGGCGGGCCAGCACTTTCTCTATGCGAATCTGGGCAACGCCCAGACCAAGCAAGACGTGCTCGACCTGATTGCCCAGCAGTTCACCTTCCCGGCGCATTTTGGGAAGAATTTCGACGCGCTGTACGACTGCATGACAGACCCGTTGCATAAATCAGGCCCGCAGCCCGGTTTCATCATCGTGCTCGAGCAGATTCCGGCCAACGCCAAGTTCGACAAGGAAGCACGCGAGCAACTGCTCGATATCTTCCGCGACGCCTCGGACTACTGGGGGGATCGAAAGATACCCTTCAGGTGCTTTTATTCTTTTCTGTAG